DNA sequence from the bacterium CG_4_10_14_0_2_um_filter_33_32 genome:
CTTTAAAGCCTCTTGCGATTAGGCTTGTTGAGGCAGTGCGGCTTCTGTTGCCACTATGACAGTAAACTAATATTTTTTTATCTTGCGGCAAAGGGTTTTTATCTAAAGTTTTATCAAAATCATTTATCGGAATAAGTTTTGCTCCTTTGATATGACCCGTATCATATTCTTCTTTAGTTCTAACATCGATAATTTCTACTCCGCCCTTTTTGATTAATTCATTAAACCCTGAAGCGCTAACATTATTATAAGTATTCAATTTTTTCTCCTCAGCGTTGGTTTGATTATTACTGTTTTGACTGTGGCCTGTATTACGATTAGCAATTATAAATATAGCCGTAAGAACAATAACGTTTATAGCTATTAGAAGATATGTAATAAGTGTTTTTGGTTTAATCTTCATTCCTATTAAGATACCAAAAAATATCAGATTTAGCGAGATGGGGAGATTATTTTGTGGTAAAATATTTTTATGAAGAAATATCAGGAAGAATTAGATAAATCTTTTAAAGAAAATGGATGGGAGTATTGGACTCCTTACCAAATTTTAGCTCGTTTAATGGAAGAAACAGGGGAATTAGCCCGCTTAGTTAATCATTTGCATGGCCCTAAAAAGAAAAAGGATTCAGAAAAAGAGCAAGATGCCGAAGAAAAAATCGGAGATATTATTTATACTTTGATTTGTTATGTAAAT
Encoded proteins:
- a CDS encoding nucleotide pyrophosphohydrolase, which encodes MKKYQEELDKSFKENGWEYWTPYQILARLMEETGELARLVNHLHGPKKKKDSEKEQDAEEKIGDIIYTLICYVNSNGLDLDRAIRKSLDKVKNRDKGRY